A window from Vulpes lagopus strain Blue_001 chromosome 23, ASM1834538v1, whole genome shotgun sequence encodes these proteins:
- the TEKT2 gene encoding tektin-2 isoform X2 — MATPSFKPSQRFRLPDWHTNSHLLATNAEQQRQASHQIRQEARVLRNETSNQTIWDEHDNRTRLAERIDSINRWKETLDKCLTDLDAEIDALTQMKESAEQNLQAKNLPLDVAVECLTLRDSRRDIDVVKDPVEEELHKEVEVIDATKKALQQRISQAFEKLCLLQEARQQLSADHRDKVETLDIDRGCLSLSLMSPNITLKVDPTRVPDGSSTLQQWDGFSQLNRSRAEAEMKAAVELREAMALTISQTNNELEAQRVATEFAFRKRLREMERVYGELRWQEKNTLEEISELQEDIRHLENDLRRKFQNLKLCHTRLESRTRRPNVELCRDQAQHGLTDEVHQLEATIAALKHKLAQAQDALDALQRHLARLQADLACKASSMLLDAKCMDTRRKLATPAATFAPQVDTFARTTNRTLSPLRTCPLETV; from the exons ATGGCCACACCGAGCTTCAAGCCCAGTCAACGGTTCCGGTTGCCAGACTGGCACACCAACAGCCACCTGCTGGCCACCAACGCTGAGCAACAGCGACAGGCTTCGCACCAGATCCGCCAGGAGGCCCGGGTCCTCCGCAATGAGACCAGCAACCAG ACCATTTGGGACGAACATGACAACAGGACTCGGCTGGCAGAGAGGATCGACAGCATCAACCGCTGGAAGGAGACGCTGGACAAGTGTCTGACGGATTTGGACGCGGAGATCGATGCCCTGACACAG ATGAAAGAATCCGCAGAGCAAAACTTGCAGGCCAAGAACCTGCCTCTGGATGTCGCAGTCGAGTGCCTGACCTTGAGGGACAGTCGGCGCGACATTGATGTGGTGAAGGATCCGGTGGAGGAAGAGCTGCACAAAGAGGTGGAGGTCATTGATGCCACCAAGAAGGCTCTACAGCAGAGGATTAGCCAGGCCTTCGAGAAGCTCTG cctcctgcaggaagcccgccAGCAGCTCAGCGCTGACCACCGGGACAAGGTAGAGACTCTGGACATCGACCGAGGCTGCCTGTCCCTCAGCCTCATGTCCCCCAACATCACCCTGAAGGTCGATCCCACCCGTGTCCCCGACGG ctCCTCCACTCTCCAGCAGTGGGACGGCTTTAGCCAGTTGAACAGGAGCCGGGCGGAGGCTGAGATGAAAGCAGCGGTGGAGCTGCGGGAGGCCATGGCCCTAACTATCTCCCAG ACCAACAATGAGCTCGAAGCCCAGAGGGTGGCCACAGAATTCGCTTTCAGGAAGCGGCTGCGGGAGATGGAGAGAGTGTACGGCGAGCTCAGGTGGCAGGAGAAGAAC ACCTTGGAGGAGATCTCCGAGCTGCAGGAGGACATCCGGCACCTGGAGAACGATCTGCGCAGAAAGTTCCAGAACCTGAAGCTATGCCACACCCGGCTAGAGTCCCGGACTCGCCGGCCCAACGTGGAGCTGTGCCGGGACCAG GCTCAGCACGGCCTCACTGACGAGGTTCACCAGTTAGAGGCAACCATCGCTGCGCTGAAGCACAAGCTGGCGCAGGCCCA GGACGCCCTGGACGCGCTGCAGCGGCACCTGGCCAGGCTGCAGGCCGACCTCGCTTGCAAGGCCAGCTCCATGCTGCTGGACGCCAAGTGTATGGACACCCGCCGCAAGCTGGCCACGCCGGCCGCGACGTTCGCGCCGCAGGTGGACACGTTCGCCCGCACCACGAACCGCACCCTGAGTCCGCTCAGAACCTGCCCGCTGGAGACGGTCTAG
- the TEKT2 gene encoding tektin-2 isoform X1, translating to MRHGARQRARQREKQASRGEPAGDSIPARVTACTEGTGPTARAPLGHLPPPAPTCHLPCVPSRECVCGSGASTAASRAPGRGWCPHAACHPCVPSLLQEARQQLSADHRDKVETLDIDRGCLSLSLMSPNITLKVDPTRVPDGSSTLQQWDGFSQLNRSRAEAEMKAAVELREAMALTISQTNNELEAQRVATEFAFRKRLREMERVYGELRWQEKNTLEEISELQEDIRHLENDLRRKFQNLKLCHTRLESRTRRPNVELCRDQGRPGRAAAAPGQAAGRPRLQGQLHAAGRQVYGHPPQAGHAGRDVRAAGGHVRPHHEPHPESAQNLPAGDGLVRGRGWGGHI from the exons ATGAGACACGGAGCGAGGCAGagagccaggcagagagagaagcaggcctctcgTGGGGAGCCcgcgggggactcgatcccggcccGGGTCACGGCCTGCACCGAGGGCACAGGCCCCACCGCCCGGGCgcccctgggccacctgcccccgcctgcccccacctgccacctcccctgTGTCCCTTCCCGGGAATGTGTCTGTGGGAGCGGGGCGAGCACGGCTGCGTCCAGGGCGCCCGGCCGGGGGTGGTGTCCCCACGCTGCGTGCCACCCCTGCGTCCCCagcctcctgcaggaagcccgccAGCAGCTCAGCGCTGACCACCGGGACAAGGTAGAGACTCTGGACATCGACCGAGGCTGCCTGTCCCTCAGCCTCATGTCCCCCAACATCACCCTGAAGGTCGATCCCACCCGTGTCCCCGACGG ctCCTCCACTCTCCAGCAGTGGGACGGCTTTAGCCAGTTGAACAGGAGCCGGGCGGAGGCTGAGATGAAAGCAGCGGTGGAGCTGCGGGAGGCCATGGCCCTAACTATCTCCCAG ACCAACAATGAGCTCGAAGCCCAGAGGGTGGCCACAGAATTCGCTTTCAGGAAGCGGCTGCGGGAGATGGAGAGAGTGTACGGCGAGCTCAGGTGGCAGGAGAAGAAC ACCTTGGAGGAGATCTCCGAGCTGCAGGAGGACATCCGGCACCTGGAGAACGATCTGCGCAGAAAGTTCCAGAACCTGAAGCTATGCCACACCCGGCTAGAGTCCCGGACTCGCCGGCCCAACGTGGAGCTGTGCCGGGACCAG GGACGCCCTGGACGCGCTGCAGCGGCACCTGGCCAGGCTGCAGGCCGACCTCGCTTGCAAGGCCAGCTCCATGCTGCTGGACGCCAAGTGTATGGACACCCGCCGCAAGCTGGCCACGCCGGCCGCGACGTTCGCGCCGCAGGTGGACACGTTCGCCCGCACCACGAACCGCACCCTGAGTCCGCTCAGAACCTGCCCGCTGGAGACGGTCTAGTgcggggtagggggtgggggggtcacaTCTAA